Sequence from the Paenibacillus riograndensis SBR5 genome:
TGCAAAGGCCCCACCTTGTGGGGTGGTGATGTGGAGGATTTACCGTTTGTGCAATGTTTTCACCCTGTGTTATGATATGACAAATGTCGCGGTTGGAGGGTCATGATGAATTACGCCAATAAAAATATCATTCTCGTCGGGATGATGGCTACAGGAAAGTCGACAGTAGGCGCTCTGCTGGCGGAGGAACTGGGCTATGAGCTGGTTGATCTGGATCATGTGATTATTCAGCAAAAAGGCCGGAGCATTGCGGAGCTCTTTGCGGAAGGCGGGGAAGAATATTTCCGGAGGATCGAATCGGCAGTACTGAAGGACGTGCTGGAAGGAGAGGGCCGGATTATCTCCACAGGCGGCGGTGCCGTGCTGGCTCCGGGAAATGCGGACATGATGCTGCAACATGGGTTTGTGGTCGCGTTGACCGCTTCGGAGGATGCCATTATTGCCCGTGTCAGCGGGGATCAGAACAGGCCGCTGCTCGCCGGCAATGCGCAGGAACGGGTCCGGACGATTCTGGAACAGCGCCGGAACGCTTACCGTTTCGCACATTGCACGGTCGATACAACAGACCTGAGTGTGGCAGAAGTGTCCAAGCATATTTTAATGCATTACCGCGGCTGAGCTTTTAAGCGTATTTGTGCAGAGGCTCAGGCCCCGGCGGTTTCATTCCATTCAATCATCCCGCCGCTGAGGTTGGATGTCCGGTAGCCGAACTGCTGCAGGTATTCGCAGACACGCTGGCTGCGGGCGCCGGAGCGGCAAATGAAGACGAATTCTGCTTCCTGCGGCAGCTCCTCCGTGTGCTGCGGTATCTCGCCCATAGGAATATGCTTCGCCCCGGGAATCATTCCGAAAGCGACCTCCTCGTCTTCACGGACGTCTATCAGTACAAGGTCTTCACCTGACTCCAGACGCTGCCGCAATTCTTGTGCTGTGATTTGGGGAATCTCATTCATGGTTATGACCTCTTTTCGCGTAGAAGAATGATATCATGATAACACAACTGCAGATTACCCTGTCAAACAGAGCAATACATAATCTATTTGAGCCCATAAGGAGAGCTAATATCATGGACGTTATTGTTAGGCCTACACCAACCCTGCAAGGGGAATTCGGAGCCCTGTCTTCCAAAAACTATACGACGCGCTACCTGCTGGTCGCCGCATTGTCGGAAGGAGTCAGCACGATCTACCACCCGGCGCACAGCGAAGACAGCGATGCGATCCGCCGTTGTATCGCCGATCTGGGAGCAGTGCTTACAGAAGATGAGGAGAAAATTGTCATTCAGGGCTTTGGCCGCCATCCCCGGGATGTCAAAGAGCTTAACGTGGGCAATGCCGGTGCGGTGCTGCGCTTTCTAATGGCTGTGGCGGCCCTTAGTCCTGAGGTCACCTTTGTGAACACATATCCGGATTCTTTGGGCAAACGCCCGCATGACGATCTGATTACAGCACTTGGCCAGCTCGGCGTAGAGGTTGAGCATAATAACGGCAAGCTTCCCATTACCATCCGCGGCGGCAAACCAGCTGGCGGACGGATCACCGTATCAGGAGCGGTCAGCTCGCAATATCTTAGCGCTCTTCTGTTCCTGACCCCTCTGCTTGAGGAAGATAGTGAAATTATTGTGCTGGATGACCTCAAATCCAAGGTGGTTGTAGGCCAGACGCTGGAGGTTCTGGAGCAGGCAGGCATTGTCGTTCATGCGGCTGAGGATTACATGTCCTTCAAAGTACCGGGCGGCCAGTCCTATGCGGCCAAGTCCTACACGGTGCAGGGCGATTATCCCGGATCGGCAGCTGTGCTCGCAGCGGCGGCGGTGACGAAATCGGATGTAAAAATTCACCGGCTTGCCGAACAGAGCAAACAGGGCGAGCGGGCGATTATCGATGTGCTGCGCATGATGCAGGTGCCGCTTACCCATGAGAATGGCACAGTGCATGTGCAGGGCAATGGCATCCTGAAGGCAGTGGAATTTGACGGGGATGCGGCAACGGATGCGGTTCTGGCGATGGTGGCTGCCGCTGTTTTTGCCAAAGGGACCTCCCGCTTTTATAATGTTGAGAATCTGAGATACAAGGAATGCGACCGCATTACCGATTATTTGGCTGAGCTGGCCCGCGCTGGAGCAAGCGTTGAAGAACGCCGGGATGAGATTATCGTACACGGCAAGCCGGAGGGCGTTGAAGGCGGCGTGACGATCAACGCGCATTATGATCACCGGGTAATCATGGCTTTGACCGTAGTCGGCCTGCGGGCCCGCCAGCCGCTGCAGATCAAGGATGCCCACCATGTGGCCAAATCGTACCCGCAGTATTTCGACCATTTGCGCCTGCTTGGCGCAGATGTGGAGTGGGTATGACCAAGCCCGGCCGGTTGACCATACATCCGCTCACCCCAGACGATATACAATCTGTATATGAGCTTTTTGAGGAATCAATCTCAGATGCCTTTGCACAAGAGGGGCTTGCGCATTTGCAGGATGATATCCAGAGTGAAGTTGACAACAAACAACAAAAGGCGGCCAGCGCTCTGGACCCTGAGCATTCGAACACATATTTTCTCGTTGCTAAACTGGACGGGAAAGTTGTCGGTACAATTTCATTGTCGCCCTGCGGTGAGGCTATTCGGACATGCACCGGCAATCAGCTTGATGATGTAGGTGAGCTGGGGAGCGTATACATTTTGCCAAGCTGCCAGGGCCTGGGAATCGGCTCGGCCTTAATTAAGGCAATGCTGGCCTATCTAAAGGGCCGGGGGATTGAAGAGTTTTGCCTGGACAGCGGCTATAAGCGGGCGCAGCAAAGGTGGCTGCGGAAATTCGGTGAGCCCTACACCGTGGTTAAGGATTATTGGGGACCGGATTCGGTTCACATGGTTTGGTTATGTAAGGTAAGGGATTATCCAGTGTAAGAAGTGTGGAAGCGGAATTCACGATCGGCCATTTGTGCCTGCCATTACGTTCGAGTCCATGTGATTCGTTCTGGCCGTGAAGCCTGTACTCTCTAAGCCCAATTGACCGGCTACGCCGTTCGATTGGGCTTTTAAACTCCACGGGTTTCTTACCCGCGACGGGATCATTCCGAGCGAGTCCCGGCGGATTGCAAAGGAAGAGATTTGCGCCTATCCTTCCGTATCATTCGTAGCGGACACCGTGGAGGCGGTCACGGGAACCGACGGCCAGTTTCAGATTGAGACTGCGTAAGGACAAACTTTTGCAAGCAAAAAAGTTCTGTTTGCTGTCAGCATGAAGGATCAGCCGCTCGACATTCCGGGACTGGCAGAGGTATACGGAAAAAGCGCTTTCGTCTGCCCGTACTGCGACGGCTGGGAATTAAGGGATCAGCCGCTTGTCATCATTACGAAAGGGGCCGAGCTTATGCATTTCGCTCCACTCATATCGGGATGGACGGACCGCTTTACCGTCTGCACGAACGGCCCTGATCAACTGACGGATGCCGAGCGCGAGGAGTTCAAGGGGAAGCAAGTGCCTCTGTTCCAATCGCCGATCAGGCACATTGACTCCAGCGACGGGCTCGTACGGCAAGTCGTTCTTGAAGACGGGACGGATGTTTCATGCAGGGGGATCTTTTTCAAACCGGAGCGGGACTGGTCGACGAGTGTCATCTGCTTCTTAATCCGATCGTCTTGGGTGGAGGTAAGCGAGCATTGCCGGACAACCTCTGCATGCGGCTCGAGCTGCTCGGTGAGCGCCGCTTCCGAAGCGGCGTTGTTCATCTACATTACCGCGTGATCGTCTGACCGCGGCGCAAGAGTGAAATTCATCTCGTCATACAAGTACATGCTTTAAGCACCAAGGACATTTGCCCCGGTACTGATAGTCTTAATGACTTTCTGCGTGGCGACTGTCCTATTTTTTTATCCATGTTGTAACAGCGCAAATTCCTAGATAAATGAACAAAACTGGTCTTTAACTCACGCAGTTTGTTCCGGTCCACCGGCTCGATGATGATATCCGTTTATTCAAAAATGCTCTGCTGGTTACAGGTACTTTTAAATAAATAGACTAACACCGTGGTGATATTCGGCTATCCACCATAGACTGTTATGATACTTGTAAGGTTCAGGGTAATCCGATAAATCGTGTAAATGAATGGAGGGAGATTTAATGACCATCCAACAGAGTTCAACCTGGTTGTTGAATGATGCAAATCGTCGATTACAGAAAACAGAACATCTGCTGACCTGTGGAAAGGTTAAACGGGCAAAAAGCAATATTGCCGATTCCATTGCCATATTGAACTGTGCGCTTTTGAGTCTAAAACTGGAAGGAGAACCAAAGAAAAGACAGGGAAGAATCCGGCATGGATAACATGGAACGATTGAGAAAAAAAGGATTAAGGAAGATAAGATTAAGCAGAAGATCACTACGCTTAGCGAAGAAATTCGTAAAACAGAGAAAATTATATTCGGCAAAAAGGAACGTTGCACAATCCTTTCTCTATCTGTGTCAAGCCTTAAGATATATTGACAAGCTCGAAGAAAAAAAGATAAAGGGGCGGGCAAGGCCGCTTGGAATAGGAAATTCTCCTTCAGGAGCATCTGGATCTGTTGGAGTACCGGGGCCAACCGGTTCCACGGGCCTTAACGGAGGCTTGGACCCCGGACAGCATCTTTTTAATGTTATCGGCACGACAGGGGCAGCCGGCGTTGGGGAGAATATAAGGTTTATATCCGATACCTTGGCTATTGAAGCGACCCCAGACCCGGCAAATGTAGAAGACCTAACGTCAGCGGTGGGGCAAACGGGAGCGTCAGATCCGGTAGGTGCAACGGGTGCTGCAAGAGCTGCGGGGGCTACGGGAGCAACGGGGGCGACAGGAGCAACTGGGGCAACGGGAGTGACGGGAGTTACAGGAGTTACAGGAGTTACAGGAGTAACGGGAGCAACTGGGGCAACCGGAGTAACGGGAGCAACCGGAGCCACAGGGTCTTTTAGAGAATTTCAAGTATCCGAAAATTCACCAAATACAACTGGTAGTTCAGCAACCCCAATCACCACAGTTGCAACCACATTGAAAACAATTACAATTACGGGAGCTACAGCAGGAAGCAGTGTTTGGTTAACCGGGATTGTCGGGTGGGAGTCAACGGCGGGAACTACTGCATTTCAGCTACAATTCTCCGTGGGGCGACTGTAATCTTCAGCATAAATCAGCATGCGGCCGGGAATAACACTTTTGGAGCTACCAGTGTCGATCATGTGGATTTAACCCCCGGAACAGGAAATGTTACGTATTCGTTAGAGGCTCTAACTGTGGTAGGCTCTGCCAATGTTATTGGAGCCATTACTTTTACTGGGGCATTGATATAGACAAAAAGTTAAACTCTATCCGTCAATCCATACGTGCAACGACCAGTGCGAGTTGGAAAAAGGTGAGATTGAAGTGGAAAAAGGAAACTTAATTAGTTAACCCTTTTCCACTTCAGCTATCTAGAACAGGGTGCTCGCGCAAAATAGTGATCCTTTTTCCAATTGCTGAAGGAACGACCGGAAATCATCATCTATGGTTGATTTTTTCTATTCACGGACGGCTCCAAACGTCGCTTTACGGTTGCATAAACTCTTTTTCAGAACGACATACTATCTCGCAAGAGGTGGTAAAATTTGCAGCGGAAAGATCAGGATACATTTGAACGAATGGAACAGCAGCTCCAGGAGCATTTTCACAAGAGCAACGATTTTGCGCGCAAGCAGTTTAAGGCTGGCGAGGTATGCTCCGCCTATTACTTGAGTTCCTTAGTTGATATAGAGAGCACGTTCACCATGATGAATCAATTGGCACCTGGGGAAGAGCTTAGCTCCCTTCTGCATTCGAACAGTTGGGCTGAAGATACGTCCTCTTGGAAGGTATCACAATATAGCGATGCTTTGCTGCAGGGAAGGCTGGTCTTGTTTCTCGGCGGACGCCAATCCGTGGTCGTAGATCCGGTAGCGCCTGAGCTGTCCCGTTCGGTGTCAACTACGAACAGCGAGAATCCGCTTCTATCAGCGTTCGATGCATTTACTGAAGATATCGATATCAACATCGGTTTGTTGCGGAAAAAGATAGTCTCAGACCGGTTGGTGATCGAGACACGCACCTCGGGTACGAAGTCCACCAAAAAACTGGCTGTCGTATATTTGGAAGGGGCGGCGCAGCCCAAGGTGGTGGAATCCATCAAGAAGAAGCTGGAGGAAAACCGGGGAATGGAGTTGACGACCGTTCGCGACCTGACCCGAATCTTGGGACATCCTCAGTTCACCTTGACCCCGACTTATATTTCTTCCGAAATGCCGAACGAAACCATGCAAAATATGCTGAACGGCAAAGTGGTCATTCTGATCGATCAGTTTTCGTTTGCCTTTGCGTTCCCCGCCATCGTTGCGGATTTATGGAGCACGACTATGGACGTCAATTATCCGCAGTTGTTCCAGAACTTCCTGCGTTTCCTTCGAATCGGCGCGCTGATACTGGCGATTACTCTTCCGGGACTTTATGTCGTGCTCAATTCCGTCAATCCGGAGCTGCTAAGGATTCAGCTGGCGATTACGGTCGCCAAGAGCCGGGAGGGCGTGCCGTATCCTTCGTTGATCGAGATGCTGCTGGTGCTCGTCCTGCTGGAGATGATTATTGAGGCCACGATTCGGCTGCCAAAAAATATCGGTCCCACCATGACCATGATTGGAGGCATTTTGCTCGGACAGGCGATCGTTCAGGCCAAGCTGGTCAGCAATCTGCTGATCATTATCCTGGTGGCATCGGCCATTTCCAATTTCGCATTGACGAGCTATATGAATGCCTCGGGCATTCGCATCTATAAATACGTCGTGCTGCTGGCCAGCGCCTTCTTCGGCATCTGGGGGCTGGAGGCCGCGATCATTTGGCTGGTGCTCTATTTCGCCTCGCTCACCATTAGCACTGTTCCATACTTAAGCTTCAGCGTAAAAGGGGAGTTTCCGGATGAATAAAATCCAGACGTTAACCCTGTTCGTCCTGCTGCACCTAACTTCCATCTTCGCGTTTTTTCCCGAACGCATCATAGCCGCCACTTCGAAGGGCCACTGGATGGCGATTACATTTCTGTTCGCAGTCGAACTTGGGATCTTGTGGGTTTATCTGAAGGCTCTTTCGCTGGCCCCCGGAAAAACAGTGATCGACATATGCCGTGAAGCGATGGGTACATGGATCACGAGGCTGATCATGCTGCCCTTCATGGCATTCTTAATCATCGAATTGGTCATGCTGACTTATTATCAGGCCGTTGAAATCAAGGTTGTGCTGCTGCAGCGTACGCCGGTTGCCGCCATTTCCGCCTTGTTCGTCATGCTGTGTATGTACGGCGCATGGAAAGGTTTGGTCGTCATGGTCAGGGCTAGCCTGGGCTGGATCTTCCTGTTCATGCCGTTCATCCTGTTCTCGATGTTTATCAGCATCAGGAACTTTCGATTTGATTACATATTTCCGCTGTGGGACGCTGACCTGTCATTTTTGTTTCGCTCCGATTTTTACGTCGGCACGGTTATTTTTGCAGGCTTTTTGTTTCTTGGCATGACCGCTACCAAAACTAAAATCGGATTCGGCAAAGCCGCAGCCGCGGTCGGCATTGTCTACTTGTTTGCGATAGCTTCGGTTTATATTCCTTTGCTTATTTTCGGTCAAGAAACCGTGCTTCATTTGCAATACCCGATGCTGATGGCCTCGGACACCATTGATTTGGAGTGGGTGGTGTTCGATTGGCTGCCGAGCTTCTACGTGGTGTCCTCGAGCGGGCTTGGCGTAATCAAAGTATCTGTCTTGCTGTGGATGCTGGTGGCCATCCTGCAGCGGCTGTTCGCTCCGGTGGTGAATCGCCGCTGGATACTGTCCGTCGTAAGCATTCTTCTGTATCTGGCCTGCCTGTGGATACCGAACTCAGGTACGCTGAACAGCTATCTATACGTTAACTCGTATTTTTGTTTGTATACGACAATTGGCTTTCCGGTCATCGTCTATTTTGCAGCACGCCAGCGCCGAAAGAAGGTGGGCGGATGAGACGCGTTCTACTTAGAAAAGGGATCGTGATGCTCGTTATGTCTTTGCTGTTGTCCGGATGCTGGGATACGAAGGATATCAACAAGGAATATATGCCTGCGGTGATGGGCATCGGGAAAGGGAAAACGGAGAAATATCGAGTCATTCTACAAGTGCCGAATGCTACCGGGCGCACTCTGTTTCTGGAAAAGGAAGCCAAGTCCATTACGAAAGCAGTCAACCTGATCCAGACCGATGCAGAGAAAGACATTAGCCTTGTGCACCTTCGTCTGCTGCTGATTGATAAAGAATTGGCCGAAGAGGGCATCAGCAATATTGTCGACTTTGCCGTCCGGGCTAACGATATCTCGATCAAGGGAATGATGGCGGTGGTGGATGGTGATTTCGAGAAGACACTGTACCATGAAATTTCGCCCACGCCGGAGGTTTCGTCTTATGATTTCTTCAGCGAGGAGGCGGGATGGACGCCGAACCAATCCATCATCAGGATCTGGGAGGCTTATCGCAGCTTGAATTCCTATTCGGAGGATATGGCGATTCCGATGCTGAAGAACGGGGAACATACGTTGTTTGTTTTTAAGGGAACCGCTGTGATGAAGGAAGACCGGATGATCGGGAGGCTTGACCAGGAAGAAACGCTCCTGTACAACCTGTTTAAGGGAAAATATACCGGAGGGACCATTGAATTGGCAAGGAATACGAGCGTGTTGGTCGAGAACGCCAAGATCAAACATCATCGTGAATGGTCCAAAGAAGGCCCGTCCCTTACGAGCGACATTACCCTGAATGTCGTCATTGCCGAGAGCCCCAAAGGGGTGAGCAATGACCAAATCGAAAAAGAAGTGTGGAAGCAATTGGATCGCAAATTCAATGAAACGCTGAAAAAGATCACAGGCTACCATTCGGACGTGCTCGGCGTAGGACTGTTGTACCGCCCGCTGCTGTCGGAGACCGAGATTACCGCATGGAAGTCCCGATGGTTCCCGGCTTTGAAACAACAGATTAACGTCAAGGTCAATGTGTTGAACGAGATCTATTTCAAGAACACCGATCAGGACCGGAACCAGGGAGGCCTGCTGAAGAGCAGGTAGGAGACGGCGGGAGCAGGGATGCTTTTCAAGTTAGTTTATGCGAGACCTGCCCTGCCGCTCTTGGCCAGGCTGAGATTGTGACACTAACAACGATTTGTTAGTGTTTTTTGTCTGGTTAACTTTTTTTGTACCACTGTTGTAAAAAAAGTTTAGTGTTAGAATGGGGAGTGTTGTTTTTAAACAGCACCATCCAGCTTAAAAGTGGCTGTGGAAAATACAAAAGGAGATTCAACCGTTCATTTAGCCAATCTCATAACCACGAAGGATACAGAGGAGGATGTGAATGGAACTATTGGCGCCGGGGAGAATTCTCTATATGTCAAAAGCTATTCAGGAAGTATCGGCATAAAATAGAGTCATAAATTTGGAACTTTTTACGCTGCGCTGTATGATGTACTTGTATTGTAAATAACCAAGTGCTGTATGGTGGAGTCTCCCTGTCCCAACATGGATACCATTGGCACTACAAATGGAAAGGGGAAATACACATGAGCTTTGAGAACCCGAGCCGGGAGCAGATTGGCGAAATTCTTGCTGCTGCAGGCAATATAGCTGTAGTCGGGCTATCCGACAAAACGGACCGCACCTCTTACATGGTGGCAGGTGCCATGCAGAGTCGCGGTTATCGCATTATTCCGGTCAACCCGTCAGTGGACGGTGAGATTCTGGGCGAAAAATGCTATCATACGCTGGCGGAAATCCCTGAACCGGTGGACATTGTGAATGTCTTCCGCCGCAGTGAATACTGCGCGGACGTCGCCCGGGAAGCCGCTGACATCGGCGCGCGCGTGCTCTGGCTCCAGCAGGGCATCGTCAGCCAGGAGGCTGCCGACATCGCCGCTGAGCACGGAATGACCGCGATTATGGACCGCTGCATCAAGGTCGAGGAAGCCATCACTATGAAGGGGCGCAGCCGGGCTTAAGGGAGCAGGGCAGCCGGGTGTAACGGCTTAGCGGGGAACGGGTGGGCGAACGCCGGGCCGCTGGAGGGCCGGAACCCCGGAACCCCGATCCTTTTACCCCCCGGCGTGATGCGGCTTGTAAAGTTGTGCGTAGCATCTATCTCAGAAATGTTCTTGGACAAATATGGATTTTGCCACTCGGCATTGCTATACTTAACAGAGACGAAGAACGTCCTTTACTCTAATCCACTTTAGAGTTGGGCGTTCTTTTTTATTTTGGGGAGGAATGGAAAATGGGATTTGAGCAAGCACACAGCATGTTCATGGATCTGCATATGAGTCAGAGGGCTGGAGAACGCAGGGGGAGGCTGGTGAGGGGGCATAATTTTGCCGAGAAGCTGTTTTTGGAGAACATATGGTGGCCTCTGTTTGAGTCGCTGGATCATTTGCATCCGGAGTACGAAATCTATGACTGGAACAGGAAGTCGCAATTTTTGGATTTTGCGTTCCTGCCGGCAAGCGGTATCCGGTTCGGAATCGAATGCGATGGTTTCCAGAGCCATATAAAGGACATGGACCGTGAGAAATTCAGCTATGCATTGAATCGGGATACTTTTCTCACAGCAATGGGGTGGAAAATGCTGCACTTTTCCTTTGATGATATTCAGCAGCGCCCAGAGGTATGCCGGATGCTGCTCCAGCTCGCACTTGCTCCATATTTAGCCAGAAAGACTGCGGTGAAGGATATCTTGTCCAAGGAAAAAGAAGTGCTCCGTCTGGCCTGGCAGCTGGGGAAGCCCATCCGCCCGAAGGATGTGTCCGGCCATTTCCAAATTAACTTCCGGACGGCGCGCAGTCTGCTGCAAACGCTGAGTGCAAAGGGGCTGCTGGAGCCTGTTGAATCTGAGCAGAGGGTTCGATTTTACCGAGTAAAAGCAATGCAGGCCGATCAATTATGGTGAAAATTATAGTACTGGAACCGTAAGGGAAAAGGCAAAGAATGTTATTAAAATAAGATCCATCCGTCTGCTATAATGAAATCGGTATAATTGTATTTTCTGCAATTAAAATATCTACAAATAGCTGAATTTATATTTTAGCTGCATCCCGTACATCTAAAAACTGTGATGATCCACAATATAGCTTAACTTGGAAAATATAGTTGTATGAAGTGCAGTTAAAAGTACATTACTGTTTTAAAAGCCTAGTTTAGTTGTATGAAATACATTTATGTGTATATGCGGCTGCATGAACGGGGAGTTAGGTGTTTAATGAATGTGCCTATAAAAACGAAATGAAGGTACTTGCTTGGAATAAATAACCACACTGACACATGAGAAACACAGCTTACAAAAGTGAAAAGTGCGTAGTCCTCCTGAGCTCCACATAAAC
This genomic interval carries:
- a CDS encoding shikimate kinase, whose translation is MNYANKNIILVGMMATGKSTVGALLAEELGYELVDLDHVIIQQKGRSIAELFAEGGEEYFRRIESAVLKDVLEGEGRIISTGGGAVLAPGNADMMLQHGFVVALTASEDAIIARVSGDQNRPLLAGNAQERVRTILEQRRNAYRFAHCTVDTTDLSVAEVSKHILMHYRG
- a CDS encoding rhodanese-like domain-containing protein; this translates as MNEIPQITAQELRQRLESGEDLVLIDVREDEEVAFGMIPGAKHIPMGEIPQHTEELPQEAEFVFICRSGARSQRVCEYLQQFGYRTSNLSGGMIEWNETAGA
- the aroA gene encoding 3-phosphoshikimate 1-carboxyvinyltransferase, giving the protein MDVIVRPTPTLQGEFGALSSKNYTTRYLLVAALSEGVSTIYHPAHSEDSDAIRRCIADLGAVLTEDEEKIVIQGFGRHPRDVKELNVGNAGAVLRFLMAVAALSPEVTFVNTYPDSLGKRPHDDLITALGQLGVEVEHNNGKLPITIRGGKPAGGRITVSGAVSSQYLSALLFLTPLLEEDSEIIVLDDLKSKVVVGQTLEVLEQAGIVVHAAEDYMSFKVPGGQSYAAKSYTVQGDYPGSAAVLAAAAVTKSDVKIHRLAEQSKQGERAIIDVLRMMQVPLTHENGTVHVQGNGILKAVEFDGDAATDAVLAMVAAAVFAKGTSRFYNVENLRYKECDRITDYLAELARAGASVEERRDEIIVHGKPEGVEGGVTINAHYDHRVIMALTVVGLRARQPLQIKDAHHVAKSYPQYFDHLRLLGADVEWV
- a CDS encoding GNAT family N-acetyltransferase; the encoded protein is MTKPGRLTIHPLTPDDIQSVYELFEESISDAFAQEGLAHLQDDIQSEVDNKQQKAASALDPEHSNTYFLVAKLDGKVVGTISLSPCGEAIRTCTGNQLDDVGELGSVYILPSCQGLGIGSALIKAMLAYLKGRGIEEFCLDSGYKRAQQRWLRKFGEPYTVVKDYWGPDSVHMVWLCKVRDYPV
- a CDS encoding spore germination protein, yielding MQRKDQDTFERMEQQLQEHFHKSNDFARKQFKAGEVCSAYYLSSLVDIESTFTMMNQLAPGEELSSLLHSNSWAEDTSSWKVSQYSDALLQGRLVLFLGGRQSVVVDPVAPELSRSVSTTNSENPLLSAFDAFTEDIDINIGLLRKKIVSDRLVIETRTSGTKSTKKLAVVYLEGAAQPKVVESIKKKLEENRGMELTTVRDLTRILGHPQFTLTPTYISSEMPNETMQNMLNGKVVILIDQFSFAFAFPAIVADLWSTTMDVNYPQLFQNFLRFLRIGALILAITLPGLYVVLNSVNPELLRIQLAITVAKSREGVPYPSLIEMLLVLVLLEMIIEATIRLPKNIGPTMTMIGGILLGQAIVQAKLVSNLLIIILVASAISNFALTSYMNASGIRIYKYVVLLASAFFGIWGLEAAIIWLVLYFASLTISTVPYLSFSVKGEFPDE
- a CDS encoding GerAB/ArcD/ProY family transporter, encoding MNKIQTLTLFVLLHLTSIFAFFPERIIAATSKGHWMAITFLFAVELGILWVYLKALSLAPGKTVIDICREAMGTWITRLIMLPFMAFLIIELVMLTYYQAVEIKVVLLQRTPVAAISALFVMLCMYGAWKGLVVMVRASLGWIFLFMPFILFSMFISIRNFRFDYIFPLWDADLSFLFRSDFYVGTVIFAGFLFLGMTATKTKIGFGKAAAAVGIVYLFAIASVYIPLLIFGQETVLHLQYPMLMASDTIDLEWVVFDWLPSFYVVSSSGLGVIKVSVLLWMLVAILQRLFAPVVNRRWILSVVSILLYLACLWIPNSGTLNSYLYVNSYFCLYTTIGFPVIVYFAARQRRKKVGG
- a CDS encoding Ger(x)C family spore germination protein, which produces MRRVLLRKGIVMLVMSLLLSGCWDTKDINKEYMPAVMGIGKGKTEKYRVILQVPNATGRTLFLEKEAKSITKAVNLIQTDAEKDISLVHLRLLLIDKELAEEGISNIVDFAVRANDISIKGMMAVVDGDFEKTLYHEISPTPEVSSYDFFSEEAGWTPNQSIIRIWEAYRSLNSYSEDMAIPMLKNGEHTLFVFKGTAVMKEDRMIGRLDQEETLLYNLFKGKYTGGTIELARNTSVLVENAKIKHHREWSKEGPSLTSDITLNVVIAESPKGVSNDQIEKEVWKQLDRKFNETLKKITGYHSDVLGVGLLYRPLLSETEITAWKSRWFPALKQQINVKVNVLNEIYFKNTDQDRNQGGLLKSR
- a CDS encoding CoA-binding protein, which encodes MSFENPSREQIGEILAAAGNIAVVGLSDKTDRTSYMVAGAMQSRGYRIIPVNPSVDGEILGEKCYHTLAEIPEPVDIVNVFRRSEYCADVAREAADIGARVLWLQQGIVSQEAADIAAEHGMTAIMDRCIKVEEAITMKGRSRA
- a CDS encoding PDDEXK family nuclease → MGFEQAHSMFMDLHMSQRAGERRGRLVRGHNFAEKLFLENIWWPLFESLDHLHPEYEIYDWNRKSQFLDFAFLPASGIRFGIECDGFQSHIKDMDREKFSYALNRDTFLTAMGWKMLHFSFDDIQQRPEVCRMLLQLALAPYLARKTAVKDILSKEKEVLRLAWQLGKPIRPKDVSGHFQINFRTARSLLQTLSAKGLLEPVESEQRVRFYRVKAMQADQLW